The following are encoded together in the Streptomyces sp. NBC_00341 genome:
- the eccCa gene encoding type VII secretion protein EccCa yields the protein MSTRLIHRPARTTRPPAASAPRTIEAPPNLPEGKAGNIAMSLLPVAGVMSSVVMMTVVRNSQFAGLGAIILVVTVIGSVALLLSQRGKAQRTRRTQREAYLAYVEDLREELSAEERSRRERADVLNPSPYALYDIVRDPARLWERRRADDDFLRVRVGTGEMPVRDLRIAEPGSSVLTPPDLFMLNEASALVNRFRNGTELPLTVPLDRAGNISVIGPREDCLRVARALVVQTAALHAPDDVAIAVAAPGERIADWEWAKWLPHLLDSEQFDGPVAARRMAPSAPQLARRLGAELRRRASYAAEVRRGLAGQDALSMNSRLLVITDGHGEDAVDLPRPDDAVGLREMGVSVLHLLEQRVHEPGHVNVRITVDGSGVTIEDLREPEPVLAHGTVDQVGIPFAEGLTRMLAPLRLSAESLVDAPLSGPVEFAAMLGIDDVARLDLARLWAPRGERAFLRVPIGISDSHEPVLLDLKESSELGMGPHGLCVGATGSGKSELLRTLVLGLAATHPPEELALVLVDYKGGATFAPFAGLPHVAGVITNLENQAGLVERVHSSLAGEVKRRQQALKDAGNVADIGDYAALRAQKQPNLDPLPHLFVVIDEFGELLTAKPDFIDLFLSIGRIGRSIGVHLLLSSQRIEGGRLKGLETYLSYRLGLRTFSADESRTVLDTTDAFHLPPLPGFGYLKVDTSHYTRFKAGYVSGGYHGPAQHADEEETGPLALAYEAFNTLSGPAGAPESQEPASRRRETGPTELGIMVDQLTGAAPGVRSIWLPPLPAAVALDTVAGPLDVGLRGMRLAGARPGGGRPGARQTGPLLVPLGLLDDPARQWQGQWLLDLTVAGGHAAVIGGPQSGRTTLLRTLVLSLALTHTPQEVGVYGLDLVGGGLQALSELPHVGGVAGRADRERAARTVEEVRAMLTVRENLFREHGIDSVEQLRTLHAAGRLPRLASAEILLVIDGFGALRDEFDDLDDAVADILKRGGGYGIHVVASMLRWNDVRIAVQSNFGTRIELRLNDPGESSIDRKLAATLSPDEPGRVLTDGKLFAQVALPRTDGLADTADLGAVLERTARTVRATWHGEVAQPVRVLPHVLEPRLLPGPVAEPRRVPVGLDQSALAPVLLDLFGHDQHLLVLGDTECGKTNLLRAVAHGLVDRYGEDDLVFAVMDPRRSLRGVVPEEFNGGYAYNSKLCAGLSAGIATELEKRLPDENARLEDLEPGNWGKGPRIVVLVDDYDVLTTAGQSPLAAFLPYIPSAVDIGLHFVLTRRVAGASRGVYEPLVQGLRESGASALVMSGDRSEGQLFPGVYASHQAPGRGLFIQRGRPNRLIQTVHVPEGTTR from the coding sequence ATGAGTACCCGACTGATCCACCGCCCCGCCCGGACCACCCGCCCGCCGGCTGCGTCGGCGCCCCGCACCATCGAGGCGCCGCCCAATCTTCCCGAGGGGAAGGCGGGGAACATCGCGATGTCGCTGCTGCCGGTCGCCGGGGTCATGTCGTCCGTCGTGATGATGACGGTCGTCCGCAACAGCCAGTTCGCCGGACTCGGCGCGATCATCCTCGTGGTCACCGTCATCGGCTCGGTGGCCCTGCTCCTCTCCCAGCGCGGCAAGGCCCAGCGCACCCGCCGTACGCAGCGCGAGGCCTACCTCGCCTATGTGGAGGACCTGCGGGAGGAGTTGTCGGCGGAGGAGCGCTCGCGGCGCGAGCGGGCCGATGTGCTGAACCCGTCCCCGTACGCCCTCTACGACATCGTGCGCGACCCGGCCCGCCTCTGGGAGCGGCGCAGGGCCGACGACGACTTCCTGCGGGTACGGGTCGGCACCGGCGAGATGCCCGTGCGGGACCTGCGGATCGCCGAGCCGGGTTCGTCCGTCCTCACCCCTCCCGACCTCTTCATGCTCAACGAGGCCTCGGCCCTGGTGAACCGGTTCCGCAACGGCACCGAGCTCCCGCTGACCGTCCCGCTCGACCGGGCCGGCAATATCAGCGTGATCGGCCCGCGCGAGGACTGCCTGCGGGTCGCCCGCGCCCTGGTCGTCCAGACGGCGGCCCTGCACGCACCCGACGACGTGGCCATCGCCGTCGCGGCGCCGGGCGAGCGCATAGCGGACTGGGAGTGGGCCAAGTGGCTTCCGCACCTGCTCGACTCCGAGCAGTTCGACGGGCCGGTCGCCGCCCGCCGCATGGCGCCCTCCGCACCCCAGCTGGCCCGCCGGCTCGGTGCCGAGCTGCGCCGCCGGGCCTCGTACGCCGCCGAGGTCCGGCGCGGACTGGCCGGTCAGGACGCGCTGTCCATGAACTCCCGGCTGCTCGTCATCACCGACGGGCACGGCGAGGACGCCGTGGACCTGCCCCGCCCCGACGACGCGGTCGGTCTGCGCGAGATGGGCGTCAGCGTGCTGCACCTGCTCGAACAGCGGGTGCACGAACCGGGACACGTCAACGTACGCATCACCGTCGACGGCTCCGGTGTGACCATCGAGGACCTGCGGGAGCCGGAGCCCGTCCTGGCCCACGGCACGGTGGACCAGGTCGGCATTCCCTTCGCCGAGGGGCTCACCCGGATGCTCGCACCGCTGCGGCTGTCCGCCGAGTCCCTGGTGGACGCCCCGCTCTCCGGCCCGGTCGAGTTCGCCGCGATGCTCGGCATCGACGACGTGGCCCGGCTCGACCTGGCGCGGCTCTGGGCGCCGCGCGGGGAGCGGGCCTTCCTGCGCGTCCCCATCGGGATCAGCGACTCCCACGAGCCGGTGCTCCTGGACCTCAAGGAGTCCTCCGAGCTCGGCATGGGGCCGCACGGGCTGTGCGTGGGCGCCACCGGTTCGGGGAAGTCGGAGCTGCTGCGGACCCTGGTCCTCGGCCTGGCAGCCACCCATCCGCCCGAGGAACTCGCTCTCGTCCTGGTCGACTACAAGGGCGGTGCCACCTTCGCGCCCTTCGCCGGTCTGCCGCACGTCGCGGGGGTCATCACCAACCTGGAGAACCAGGCCGGGCTGGTCGAACGCGTCCACTCCTCGCTCGCCGGGGAGGTCAAGCGCCGCCAGCAGGCGCTGAAGGACGCGGGCAACGTGGCCGACATCGGGGACTACGCGGCGCTGCGCGCACAGAAGCAGCCCAACCTGGACCCGCTGCCCCACCTCTTCGTCGTGATCGACGAGTTCGGCGAACTGCTCACCGCGAAGCCCGACTTCATCGATCTGTTCCTCTCCATCGGCCGGATCGGGCGCTCCATCGGTGTCCATCTCCTGCTCTCCAGCCAGCGGATCGAGGGCGGCCGGCTGAAGGGCCTGGAGACCTACCTCTCCTACCGGCTCGGCCTGCGGACCTTCTCCGCGGACGAGTCGCGCACGGTCCTGGACACCACGGACGCGTTCCACCTGCCGCCGCTGCCCGGTTTCGGCTATCTCAAGGTCGACACCAGCCACTACACCCGGTTCAAGGCCGGTTATGTCTCGGGCGGTTACCACGGTCCCGCCCAGCACGCCGACGAGGAGGAGACCGGGCCCCTGGCGCTGGCCTACGAGGCGTTCAACACCCTGTCCGGACCGGCCGGCGCCCCGGAGTCCCAGGAACCGGCATCCCGTCGCCGCGAGACCGGTCCGACCGAACTCGGCATCATGGTCGACCAGTTGACCGGCGCCGCACCCGGGGTGCGCAGCATCTGGCTGCCCCCGCTGCCCGCCGCGGTCGCTCTGGACACGGTCGCCGGGCCGCTGGACGTCGGCCTGCGCGGGATGCGCCTGGCCGGGGCGCGGCCGGGCGGCGGCAGGCCCGGCGCGCGGCAGACGGGTCCGCTCCTGGTGCCGCTCGGCCTGCTGGACGACCCGGCCAGGCAGTGGCAGGGCCAGTGGCTCCTGGACCTCACCGTGGCCGGCGGGCACGCTGCCGTGATCGGCGGCCCGCAGTCCGGCAGGACGACGCTCCTGCGCACCCTCGTGCTCTCCCTCGCACTGACCCACACCCCGCAGGAGGTCGGTGTCTACGGACTCGACCTGGTCGGCGGCGGCCTCCAGGCACTGTCGGAGCTGCCGCATGTGGGAGGCGTCGCGGGCCGTGCGGACCGGGAGCGGGCGGCACGCACCGTCGAGGAGGTCCGCGCCATGCTAACCGTGCGCGAGAACCTCTTCCGGGAGCACGGCATCGACTCGGTCGAGCAGCTGCGCACCCTGCACGCGGCGGGCCGGCTGCCGCGGCTGGCATCGGCCGAGATCCTCCTCGTGATCGACGGTTTCGGCGCGCTGCGCGACGAGTTCGACGACCTCGACGACGCGGTCGCGGACATCCTCAAGCGCGGCGGCGGCTACGGAATCCACGTCGTCGCGAGCATGTTGCGCTGGAACGACGTACGTATCGCCGTCCAGTCCAACTTCGGCACCCGGATCGAGCTGCGTCTGAACGATCCCGGTGAGTCGAGCATCGACCGCAAGCTCGCCGCGACCCTCTCCCCCGACGAGCCGGGCCGCGTCCTCACCGACGGCAAGCTCTTCGCCCAGGTCGCCCTCCCGCGTACCGACGGCCTGGCCGACACGGCGGACCTGGGGGCGGTACTGGAGCGCACGGCCCGAACGGTGCGGGCCACCTGGCACGGTGAAGTCGCCCAGCCCGTCCGGGTGCTGCCCCACGTCCTGGAGCCGCGGCTGCTGCCGGGCCCGGTCGCCGAGCCTCGCCGGGTTCCCGTCGGGCTCGACCAGTCGGCCCTGGCGCCGGTCCTGCTCGACCTGTTCGGGCACGACCAGCACCTTTTGGTCCTGGGGGACACCGAGTGCGGCAAGACGAACCTGCTGCGGGCGGTGGCGCACGGTCTCGTCGACCGGTACGGCGAGGACGATCTGGTGTTCGCCGTGATGGACCCCCGTCGATCCCTGCGCGGCGTGGTGCCGGAGGAGTTCAACGGGGGCTACGCGTACAACTCCAAGCTGTGCGCCGGTCTTTCCGCCGGGATCGCCACCGAGCTGGAGAAGCGGCTGCCCGACGAGAACGCCCGGCTGGAGGACCTGGAGCCGGGCAACTGGGGCAAGGGACCGCGCATCGTGGTCCTGGTCGACGACTACGACGTGCTGACGACCGCGGGCCAGTCGCCGCTCGCCGCGTTCCTCCCGTACATCCCGTCGGCGGTCGACATCGGCCTCCACTTCGTGCTGACACGACGCGTGGCCGGTGCCTCGCGCGGCGTGTACGAGCCGCTGGTGCAGGGCCTGCGGGAGTCGGGCGCCTCGGCGCTGGTGATGTCCGGCGACCGGAGCGAGGGCCAGCTCTTCCCCGGGGTCTACGCGTCACACCAGGCCCCGGGGCGCGGCCTGTTCATCCAGCGGGGCCGGCCCAACCGCCTGATCCAGACGGTGCACGTGCCGGAGGGCACCACGCGATGA
- a CDS encoding DUF6177 family protein: MTKDVIALTTRMPDPWSVLAGLLSGGPDKLVGTSGDGAVVQLCDAQGRPLVSVEAPLLVAVEGEAERLLGASAPPVPYWWTEARATTGVAEAEQLAGTFATRLVSLLGGSAWPPDAVGSLAVVPSDGVSVAAAPAAAQPAVDVLTDKVAVVIQDRPVVAMTAWLSDAFRAAAEAGLGLQIVSPAGTTLSPAVRDVLGGWPSRWIVQDERDGYYDGLTGAVLRWQDGMFAPVVAPDAAEDAPVAAVFRDVADTGERQLGLTFRMVHPADDRLVLGGGLETVWRALTGNPPAGWGTAEPANLPWSPRQLTDLAHRRAPEPTWLVVVGGPSRPGLASVRITRTEAGVEEHVTVAFGYGSGEECPVDALPALAEALATRHHLQSMLVQLRKARRDIAVPPRFEGLGVPLAFVLGAEEVRTLPGDRARRTPLPATPVALGPKSRPALYYPLPGDPSDLSGWLDFERLMRHLKGA; this comes from the coding sequence ATGACGAAGGACGTCATCGCACTCACCACCCGTATGCCCGATCCGTGGAGCGTGCTCGCGGGCCTGCTCTCGGGCGGCCCGGACAAGTTGGTGGGCACCAGCGGCGACGGCGCCGTGGTGCAGCTCTGCGACGCACAGGGGCGCCCGCTCGTCTCGGTCGAGGCACCGCTGCTGGTGGCGGTCGAGGGTGAGGCGGAGCGGCTGCTCGGGGCGAGCGCGCCGCCGGTCCCGTACTGGTGGACCGAGGCCCGCGCCACGACGGGCGTCGCGGAGGCGGAACAGCTCGCGGGGACGTTCGCGACCCGGCTCGTCTCGCTGCTGGGCGGCTCCGCCTGGCCGCCGGACGCCGTCGGCTCGCTCGCGGTGGTGCCGAGCGACGGGGTGAGCGTCGCCGCGGCGCCGGCCGCCGCGCAGCCCGCCGTGGACGTGCTCACAGACAAGGTCGCCGTCGTCATCCAGGACCGTCCGGTGGTCGCGATGACGGCCTGGCTCTCCGACGCCTTCCGGGCGGCGGCCGAGGCGGGGCTCGGCCTGCAGATCGTCAGCCCGGCGGGCACGACGCTCTCCCCCGCCGTACGTGACGTCCTCGGTGGATGGCCGTCGCGCTGGATCGTCCAGGACGAGCGTGACGGTTACTACGACGGCCTGACAGGGGCCGTACTGCGCTGGCAGGACGGCATGTTCGCGCCCGTCGTCGCCCCGGACGCGGCCGAGGACGCTCCCGTGGCGGCTGTCTTCCGGGACGTCGCGGACACCGGCGAGCGCCAGCTCGGTCTCACCTTCCGCATGGTCCACCCCGCGGACGACCGGCTCGTGCTCGGCGGCGGCCTGGAGACGGTGTGGCGGGCACTGACGGGGAATCCGCCGGCCGGTTGGGGCACCGCGGAACCGGCGAACCTTCCCTGGTCGCCGCGCCAGTTGACCGACCTGGCGCACCGCAGGGCGCCGGAACCGACGTGGCTCGTCGTGGTCGGCGGCCCGTCCCGGCCGGGCCTCGCCTCCGTACGCATCACCCGTACGGAGGCGGGCGTCGAGGAGCACGTCACGGTGGCGTTCGGGTACGGCAGCGGTGAGGAGTGCCCGGTGGACGCCCTGCCGGCCCTCGCGGAGGCGCTCGCGACCCGGCACCACCTCCAGTCGATGCTCGTACAGCTTCGCAAAGCGCGACGCGATATCGCGGTGCCGCCGCGCTTCGAGGGCCTGGGGGTCCCGCTGGCTTTCGTGCTCGGCGCGGAGGAGGTGCGCACGCTGCCCGGCGACCGGGCCCGCCGCACACCGCTGCCCGCGACGCCGGTGGCTCTCGGCCCGAAATCCCGCCCTGCGCTGTACTACCCGCTGCCGGGAGACCCCTCGGACCTGTCCGGATGGCTGGACTTCGAGCGCCTGATGCGCCACCTCAAGGGGGCGTAG
- a CDS encoding pore-forming ESAT-6 family protein: protein MAGHAGNTDRRSYDTGASTEAQGNIQAVIAQLELVITARDTQVKTAMSDFAADGVADEYHGKELRWNATSQEVRSIIQLLRSTLEKNDGTAQQTLARAKAAVDNIG from the coding sequence ATGGCGGGACACGCGGGAAACACCGACCGGCGTTCGTACGACACGGGCGCCTCCACCGAGGCCCAGGGCAACATCCAAGCGGTGATCGCTCAGCTTGAATTGGTGATCACAGCCCGGGACACCCAGGTGAAGACGGCGATGAGCGACTTCGCTGCCGACGGCGTGGCGGATGAGTACCACGGCAAGGAACTGCGGTGGAACGCGACCTCGCAGGAGGTCAGGAGCATCATCCAGCTGCTGCGTTCGACGCTGGAGAAGAACGACGGCACCGCCCAGCAGACGCTGGCGCGCGCGAAGGCAGCGGTCGACAACATCGGCTGA
- a CDS encoding DUF6507 family protein: protein MTAWDIKPQGVQGQLKQVGAHAGDLEKALNAMVTAMSEAAQAAGTAVPGSQASIPLQGPVPVGAAPLSRPMSGPVAAALGQYLEGRQDLLKSMSDRIEAAVLGAAEATGAYVAGDLDAAKHAQDAAKAVRLDLLKDGAGGHK, encoded by the coding sequence GTGACGGCGTGGGACATCAAGCCGCAGGGTGTGCAGGGGCAGCTGAAGCAGGTCGGCGCACACGCGGGTGACCTGGAGAAGGCGCTGAACGCCATGGTCACCGCGATGTCGGAGGCGGCTCAGGCGGCGGGCACGGCGGTACCGGGTTCCCAGGCGTCGATCCCGCTGCAGGGACCGGTGCCGGTGGGCGCGGCCCCGTTGTCGCGGCCGATGTCGGGGCCCGTGGCCGCGGCACTGGGCCAGTACCTGGAAGGGCGCCAGGACCTGCTGAAGTCGATGTCGGACCGTATCGAGGCGGCCGTGCTGGGGGCTGCGGAAGCCACCGGCGCGTACGTGGCAGGTGACCTCGACGCGGCGAAGCACGCGCAGGACGCGGCGAAGGCCGTTCGGCTGGACCTGCTGAAGGACGGGGCC